In the Blattabacterium sp. (Blattella germanica) str. Bge genome, TATTGAATTTTAAAAAAATTCGTTTGAAACAAAAAATATCAGGAATTCATAAAGAAACAGTGAATGCATCTATACATCATGGAAAACAGGTTACGGGAGGATATTTAAATAAATTCATTTCCGGATTTCATATTTTAAACGAAAATTTAGTGATTTGTAATAAAGATGAATCTATACCACTAGAAATCAGTTTTACAATTGAAGAAGGAAGAGGTTATGTCCCTGCAGAAGAAAATAAAAAAAATAATGATCATTTAATTGGAACAATTCCTATAGATTCTATTTATACTCCTATTAGAAACGTGAAATACACAATAGAAAATTGTAGAGTAGGTCAAAAAACTGATTTTGAAAATCTTTCTTTAGAAATTCAAACGGATGGTTCTATATGTCCAAAATCAGCTTTAATGGAAGCTTCTAAAATATTAATTCAATATTTTTCTATTTTTTCTCATGAAAAAATAGGAAAAAAGAAACAAGAAGAAATTAACAAAGACAAAAAATATGATGAAGAATTCTTGCGAATGAGGACTTTGTTAAAGTCTAAATTAAGTGACATGGATTTATCTGTTCGTACTAAAAATTGTTTAAAATCTGCATCTATAGAATCTATAGCCGATTTAGTTAGTTG is a window encoding:
- a CDS encoding DNA-directed RNA polymerase subunit alpha, with translation MAILDFVKPDRIAMSEFSDNKGIFHLKPLEPGYGITLGNALRRVLLGSLKGFAVTSIRIKGVKYEFSTIEGVVEDVTEIVLNFKKIRLKQKISGIHKETVNASIHHGKQVTGGYLNKFISGFHILNENLVICNKDESIPLEISFTIEEGRGYVPAEENKKNNDHLIGTIPIDSIYTPIRNVKYTIENCRVGQKTDFENLSLEIQTDGSICPKSALMEASKILIQYFSIFSHEKIGKKKQEEINKDKKYDEEFLRMRTLLKSKLSDMDLSVRTKNCLKSASIESIADLVSCNRNNMLKMRNFGKKSLDELESKMKEKGLCFGMEISEYRLNNKENNKE